From Lucilia cuprina isolate Lc7/37 chromosome 4, ASM2204524v1, whole genome shotgun sequence:
tctgagttggggaacaactctcgcgtcttcgcgattatttcttaaacgcattcaggcttgtgtttgttgcctggctttcgacagttttgcgtctcgctcgcactggtgtagtgtattacttcatataactgttcaaagttatatgttgtctacattaacctcgtgctttcgtatcacctcaagtgaggttatgttttattggtggagaccaaagaatactcaaacgtgtataccctggtggagaccattaaacctCAACTGTTTATACCCTAATAGAGACCATTGAAACTCTTAAAAATTACTGGTGGAGTACCATTCAAAACTCAAATTTAACTTAAGTGTTTAATGGTTTCCAGCTTCCTATATGAAGATATAAATCGACTTGGAGGATTTCCTTTAAACCAACGTGGGACACCCTGGTATTTTGCTTATGAGCTCGGCCAACAAttcaaataattcaaaaaaaagtaatacttttgtaaaatgaaaaattttcgaaaccgaatgttaataaacataaatattatatgaactagtatatagactaattTACCATCTAGTTTATTGATAAGTCGCTCGATATgaagtagtctatagaatattttatttactgatcaatagaaaaataaaataaataaactaacaaaataaatacttaataaatcACGCTGCAAACACTACATACAATTtgtaattacaatttcagtAAATGGATCATAGTTCttcgatgttttttttttgtttccacaTACATTTTCATAAATAGCATAAAGCGTTGCATTTGTTCTGCTATGGTttgttaagaagaaaaaataaaataatctgtttgtgtaacattttcaatatttcgtTTATTTACATCTTATTTCATTGGACATTCTAAGCAAACCACCCAAGTGATGTTTTCATACTACTACTACTCTACTAaacaatgaatgaatttttgttctatttgttaaaaattaatgatcattaataatatattttatttatatttcaaataaaactttagcTTTGTGGCTGGTGTTATATTGCGTGAAAAATTGCCAGCATTTGAGCGTATGTTGTGGCGTGCCTGTCGTGGTAATGTGTTTTTGCGTCAAGCCATGATTGAATCACCATTAGAAGATCCCTCAAATGTAAGTTGTCgcgatttctttaaataaaaaattcaaatttttaataaatttctttaattattttgcaGGGCGATCAAGTTTACAAAtcagttttcattattttcttccaAGGTGATCAGCTTAAAACTCGTGTTAAGAAAATCTGTGAAGGTTTTAGAGCCACTTTATATCCTTGCCCCGAGGCACCAGCTGATCGTCGTGAAATGGCCATGGGTGTTATGACACGCATTGAAGATTTAAATACGGTTTTGGGTCAAACACAAGATCATCGTCATCGTGTATTGGTAGCTGCCGCTAAGAACCTAAAGAATTGGTTTGTTAAAGTTCGTAAAATAAAAGCCATCTATCATACATTGAATCTATTCAATTTGGATGTAACACAAAAGTGTTTAATTGCTGAATGTTGGGTGCCGGTGTTGGACATTGAAACCATACAATTGGCTTTGCGTCGTGGTACTGAACGTTCGGGTTCGTCGGTGCCACCTATTTTAAATCGTATGCAAACCTTTGAAAATCCTCCTACGTATAATCGTACGAATAAATTTACTAAAGCTTTTCAAGCATTAATTGATGCCTATGGTGTGGCTACGTATAGGGAAATGAATCCGGCTCCTTATACCATTATTACTTTTCCCTTTTTGTTTGCTGTAATGTTTGGTGATTTGGGTCATGGTGCCATTATGGCTTTGTTTGGTCTTTGGATGATACGCAAGGAAAAGGGTTTGGCTGCTCAAAAGACAGACAATGAAATATGGAATATTTTCTTTGGTGGTCGTTACATTATCTTCTTGATGGGCGTATTTTCCATGTATACCGGTTTAATCTACAATGACATCTTTTCGAAATccttaaatattttcggttcACATTGGCAGGTGAATTACAATGCTTCCACGGTAttgcataataaatatttgcaattgaATCCGGAAGTAAGTGACTACATGGGTACTCCATATCCGTTTGGCATGGATCCAATATGGCAAGTGGCTGGTGccaataaaatcattttccaaAATgcttacaaaatgaaaatttccatTATATTCGGTGTTATACACATGATTTTTGGTGTATTGATGTCTTATCAAAATCACACCTATTTCAAGAATCGTTTATCGCTGATCTATGAGTTTATTCCACAAATGATTTTCTTGATATTTTTGTTCTTCTACATGGTTTTGTTGATGTTTATTAAATGGAATCGTTATGCTGCTACAAATCCACGTGAgttaacatacatttttaataaaagacatAATATtacaatgattttgtttttcctaAATTAGAACCCTATTCTGCATCCTGTGCTCCTTCCATTTTGATAACATTTATTGATATGGTTTTGTTTAATACACCAAAAAAGGCTCCAGATGGCTGCGAAGTGTACATGTTTGCTGGACAACACTTTTTCCAAAACGTATTTGTTTTAATAGCTTTGGCCTGTATTCCTGTTATGTTGTTGGGTAAACCCCTACAAATCATGAAACAACGTAGACAAGCTAATGTAagttttgaagaattttttatacaattcgcCAGTCATATGCattatttttaatcattattCAACTCATTTCCTCACTGTCGTCTTCATCATTATACTAAGcactttcataaattttatttactaactaatacaaattatacaatattctccttccttttttaaaaatttgttttctttaaaattttataataaaaaaaaaacacacacaacagGAGGAGGTTAGTTAGCCAAAGaagattttttcttcttttaaattaatatctGCTTATTCTGAACagttatttaatttactttctGTTGTAATTGTTCACATTAAAGGTACAACCTATAACTGGCTCTAGTGATGCTGAAGTTGGTATGTCAAATGGTCAAGCTGCTGGTCATGGCGGTGCTTCTCATCACGATGAAGAGGAAATGTCCGAAATATTTATTCATCAAGGCATTCATACAATTGAATACGTTTTGGGTTCTGTCTCTCATACTGCTTCCTATTTACGTCTCTGGGCTTTGTCACTGGCTCATGCACGtaagtataaatttaatattatagttCTGGattaatttttcgataaaacttaaaatttttggtaaaagctaatttttttttattaaaatttaagttttattgtgaaatctgaattttgtacaaatttcaattttttaataaaaatttgatttttttgataacGATCAAGTTAAcatagggcgggtttcttactcctcagttaaactaggcttaacttgctgttagattaaactaaagttataaatgagaaaacacaattaacaaaaacaataaaacaaagatttaaattttttaatttgttttgttttatttattgttgttttaaatgtttatttaacattttttcaatttttttcatttaacaaaagtattatttgcataaaacagctgttcattgtttatgtttttcactgataagttggcaatactaacaatgttatctgaacttaaatccaaaactgaaaaaacaTAATCATCGAGTTTTATCTAACAGCACTTTAAGCTTAGTTTAACTAAGTAGTAAAAACCCCGccccaaaaaatgtttaaaatatttttttccttttcctttAGAACTTGCTGAAGTCTTATGGAATATGGTATTGTCAATTGGTTTGAAACAACAAGGCTGGTTAGGTGGCATTATGTTAACCATTGTCTTTGCTTTCTGGTCCATTTTAACTGTTGGTATTCTAGTACTAATGGAGGGTCTTTCAGCGTTTTTACATACATTACGTTTGCATTGGTAAGTTaacttcaaaaattataaaaatttacaaagaacaattaaaaaaatttaaaattttctatacacagGGTTGAATTCCAAAGTAAATTCTATCAGGGTCAAGGATATGCATTCCAACCATTTTCATTTGATGCCATTATTGAAAATGGTGCTTCTGCTGGACCCaatgaaaatgaataaattaaaggacttaaaatttccttaattcataaatttaaagaaaatctcatacacatatatatttaaaacgtaatgaatttatttaaaacaaaagttaatgGTTATTAGTCATAATAGAGCAGcgataaattacttttaaaacttatttacataatatgtatttaatatttatacatttattattcaaacataattcattcaatattgtatttatttagcaAAGAAAAGTTAATTGTGCAACCAAagttgagaaaatatttataaaatacacataaagagattaaaattatctaaaataaaCTTATCTTAATTGTTtagcaaatgtttttaaaataaatataaaagattaGCATTagtaaaccaaaaacaaaacatttgttagtctacacatataaatataatttaaatataaatatatattttagccGGTGACTAAATCACTACTACATATATAGAATTATTTCAACAGATTTTATGTAAAGTTTAATGCAGTTAAATAAAATCGTTTGATTGATTGATGTTGagtgtttaatacaaaaatttccaattaaaattaaacttaaatatatattagcaTGTTTTAATCAGTAATCACATgaatttatatacaatatttatattaataacttttactaTTCAActaattgtatgtatttattacatgacattcatatataatttttagtaaatgttATTTGCTTGGCATATTaatatctaataaaaaaaagcttGAAATAGGCGCTATTCCGAAACAGgcgaaatatttgtttttcttaatttttaaatatcagtGGGGACGacataaaaaatgcaatttttaatgaCCCTCTCCTATATACAAGAttattttaagcaaattaatttaaacttttacaacGAATACtgtgaaaaaagtttaataccATTCGAAGTGAAAAGTTTGTTCCCCAagggaaattttcatttccctcgaagGAAAAATTGCTAACGTGATCTTAttgtaaacaattcattcacaatagttgattttgtatggaacagctgttcaatatttacaaaatttcatcaacaattTCACGACAAAAAGTTActaaacgaaaaaagtgaaaaaggaacatatttcacgtgaaatgacGATTGGCTATAGGGGTGAATATCTTAAAGACCTCCCCAACAGTCGTAATTAAGGTCGAAGGTTCCCCAACGGGCAACAACTTTTACGTCATCGCCATTATTTCTTAGGGACgatcaggcttgtgtttgttgccaagCTTTCGACAGAATTGCGTCTCACTCGCACCAATTGAGTAACTGTTTCCAAGTTATGCGTTGTTTGCATTAATTGTGTGCTTTCGTTGAACTTACCTCGATTGAGGTTATGTTTGATTATATTGGTGGAgaccaaataatacttttgattGATTGTTTGGGGCTCCAACTTCCCAGTATAGGTCAATTGGAGGGCTCTCTCCGAACCAACCTGGGATAACCTGGCATTTTGAGTGTTTAATACACAGccaacaaaaccaacaaaaatggaaaccatgcaagaagacttggTATTCCCCATAACGACTTCTCTAGAAGTTGTCAAGATGAAGAGGAGGAATCTATTGAACACCTTCTCTGTCAATGCCCTGCGATAGCAAACACACGATTCGAATATTTAGGGAGCGGGTATTCGATGATTTGTCTGAATTATTCATGTTAAGACTGGATAATATTAATGCCTTCGTCACAGTAACTGGTTTTAGGACCACTGAGCCATACTCAATCAAGGCACTTATCTGTCCACAAGGACATACCCTTCTATTTTCTCTTCCATCTATATATCAACTCTTCACTGTTCTCAGCATTTTTATCTTATACCTACTCCTACCTCTTCTCGGTCCTAAAACTCCTACTCTTTTTCATTTATCTTCTAttatctttacaggtatcacaaagggaccaataGGATCCAAGTGTGCGTCTTTGCAGCCTGAATCATCTAACCTACACAGCCAACAAACTACAGATTTGTTGGTTCGGGTTCAAGAAGTAAAATGTTGAAGTATCTGTAAAGACCCAAATTTCATCATCATAAAGATTAGCAACTTTAAT
This genomic window contains:
- the LOC111676466 gene encoding V-type proton ATPase 116 kDa subunit a1 isoform X5, which gives rise to MGSLFRSEEMTLCQLFLQSEAAYACVSELGELGLVQFRDLNPDVNAFQRKFVNEVRRCDEMERKLRYLEKEIKKDGIPMLDTGESPEAPQPREMIDLEATFEKLENELREVNQNAEALKRNFLELTELKHILRKTQVFFDEQDGGLNNTTESMTRALITDEVRTGHSMGPVQLGFVAGVILREKLPAFERMLWRACRGNVFLRQAMIESPLEDPSNGDQVYKSVFIIFFQGDQLKTRVKKICEGFRATLYPCPEAPADRREMAMGVMTRIEDLNTVLGQTQDHRHRVLVAAAKNLKNWFVKVRKIKAIYHTLNLFNLDVTQKCLIAECWVPVLDIETIQLALRRGTERSGSSVPPILNRMQTFENPPTYNRTNKFTKAFQALIDAYGVATYREMNPAPYTIITFPFLFAVMFGDLGHGAIMALFGLWMIRKEKGLAAQKTDNEIWNIFFGGRYIIFLMGVFSMYTGLIYNDIFSKSLNIFGSHWQVNYNASTVLHNKYLQLNPEVSDYMGTPYPFGMDPIWQVAGANKIIFQNAYKMKISIIFGVIHMIFGVLMSYQNHTYFKNRLSLIYEFIPQMIFLIFLFFYMVLLMFIKWNRYAATNPQPYSASCAPSILITFIDMVLFNTPKKAPDGCEVYMFAGQHFFQNVFVLIALACIPVMLLGKPLQIMKQRRQANEEVQPITGSSDAEVGMSNGQAAGHGGASHHDEEEMSEIFIHQGIHTIEYVLGSVSHTASYLRLWALSLAHAQLAEVLWNMVLSIGLKQQGWLGGIMLTIVFAFWSILTVGILVLMEGLSAFLHTLRLHWVEFQSKFYQGQGYAFQPFSFDAIIENGASAGPNENE
- the LOC111676466 gene encoding V-type proton ATPase 116 kDa subunit a1 isoform X10 codes for the protein MTRALITDEVRTGHSMGPVQLGFVAGVILREKLPAFERMLWRACRGNVFLRQAMIESPLEDPSNGDQVYKSVFIIFFQGDQLKTRVKKICEGFRATLYPCPEAPADRREMAMGVMTRIEDLNTVLGQTQDHRHRVLVAAAKNLKNWFVKVRKIKAIYHTLNLFNLDVTQKCLIAECWVPVLDIETIQLALRRGTERSGSSVPPILNRMQTFENPPTYNRTNKFTKAFQALIDAYGVATYREMNPAPYTIITFPFLFAVMFGDLGHGAIMALFGLWMIRKEKGLAAQKTDNEIWNIFFGGRYIIFLMGVFSMYTGLIYNDIFSKSLNIFGSHWQVNYNASTVLHNKYLQLNPEVSDYMGTPYPFGMDPIWQVAGANKIIFQNAYKMKISIIFGVIHMIFGVLMSYQNHTYFKNRLSLIYEFIPQMIFLIFLFFYMVLLMFIKWNRYAATNPQPYSASCAPSILITFIDMVLFNTPKKAPDGCEVYMFAGQHFFQNVFVLIALACIPVMLLGKPLQIMKQRRQANEEVQPITGSSDAEVGMSNGQAAGHGGASHHDEEEMSEIFIHQGIHTIEYVLGSVSHTASYLRLWALSLAHAQLAEVLWNMVLSIGLKQQGWLGGIMLTIVFAFWSILTVGILVLMEGLSAFLHTLRLHWVEFQSKFYQGQGYAFQPFSFDAIIENGASAGPNENE
- the LOC111676466 gene encoding V-type proton ATPase 116 kDa subunit a1 isoform X2 translates to MGSLFRSEEMTLCQLFLQSEAAYACVSELGELGLVQFRDLNPDVNAFQRKFVNEVRRCDEMERKLRYLEKEIKKDGIPMLDTGESPEAPQPREMIDLEATFEKLENELREVNQNAEALKRNFLELTELKHILRKTQVFFDEAVPSITYNTTSYKSRRYRQMADNQNEDEQAQLLGEEAVRASQPGQNLKLGFVAGVILREKLPAFERMLWRACRGNVFLRQAMIESPLEDPSNGDQVYKSVFIIFFQGDQLKTRVKKICEGFRATLYPCPEAPADRREMAMGVMTRIEDLNTVLGQTQDHRHRVLVAAAKNLKNWFVKVRKIKAIYHTLNLFNLDVTQKCLIAECWVPVLDIETIQLALRRGTERSGSSVPPILNRMQTFENPPTYNRTNKFTKAFQALIDAYGVATYREMNPAPYTIITFPFLFAVMFGDLGHGAIMALFGLWMIRKEKGLAAQKTDNEIWNIFFGGRYIIFLMGVFSMYTGLIYNDIFSKSLNIFGSHWQVNYNASTVLHNKYLQLNPEVSDYMGTPYPFGMDPIWQVAGANKIIFQNAYKMKISIIFGVIHMIFGVLMSYQNHTYFKNRLSLIYEFIPQMIFLIFLFFYMVLLMFIKWNRYAATNPQPYSASCAPSILITFIDMVLFNTPKKAPDGCEVYMFAGQHFFQNVFVLIALACIPVMLLGKPLQIMKQRRQANVQPITGSSDAEVGMSNGQAAGHGGASHHDEEEMSEIFIHQGIHTIEYVLGSVSHTASYLRLWALSLAHAQLAEVLWNMVLSIGLKQQGWLGGIMLTIVFAFWSILTVGILVLMEGLSAFLHTLRLHWVEFQSKFYQGQGYAFQPFSFDAIIENGASAGPNENE
- the LOC111676466 gene encoding V-type proton ATPase 116 kDa subunit a1 isoform X8; the encoded protein is MGSLFRSEEMTLCQLFLQSEAAYACVSELGELGLVQFRDLNPDVNAFQRKFVNEVRRCDEMERKLRYLEKEIKKDGIPMLDTGESPEAPQPREMIDLEATFEKLENELREVNQNAEALKRNFLELTELKHILRKTQVFFDEMADNQNEDEQAQLLGEEAVRASQPGQNLKLGFVAGVILREKLPAFERMLWRACRGNVFLRQAMIESPLEDPSNGDQVYKSVFIIFFQGDQLKTRVKKICEGFRATLYPCPEAPADRREMAMGVMTRIEDLNTVLGQTQDHRHRVLVAAAKNLKNWFVKVRKIKAIYHTLNLFNLDVTQKCLIAECWVPVLDIETIQLALRRGTERSGSSVPPILNRMQTFENPPTYNRTNKFTKAFQALIDAYGVATYREMNPAPYTIITFPFLFAVMFGDLGHGAIMALFGLWMIRKEKGLAAQKTDNEIWNIFFGGRYIIFLMGVFSMYTGLIYNDIFSKSLNIFGSHWQVNYNASTVLHNKYLQLNPEVSDYMGTPYPFGMDPIWQVAGANKIIFQNAYKMKISIIFGVIHMIFGVLMSYQNHTYFKNRLSLIYEFIPQMIFLIFLFFYMVLLMFIKWNRYAATNPQPYSASCAPSILITFIDMVLFNTPKKAPDGCEVYMFAGQHFFQNVFVLIALACIPVMLLGKPLQIMKQRRQANVQPITGSSDAEVGMSNGQAAGHGGASHHDEEEMSEIFIHQGIHTIEYVLGSVSHTASYLRLWALSLAHAQLAEVLWNMVLSIGLKQQGWLGGIMLTIVFAFWSILTVGILVLMEGLSAFLHTLRLHWVEFQSKFYQGQGYAFQPFSFDAIIENGASAGPNENE
- the LOC111676466 gene encoding V-type proton ATPase 116 kDa subunit a1 isoform X6, whose product is MGSLFRSEEMTLCQLFLQSEAAYACVSELGELGLVQFRDLNPDVNAFQRKFVNEVRRCDEMERKLRYLEKEIKKDGIPMLDTGESPEAPQPREMIDLEATFEKLENELREVNQNAEALKRNFLELTELKHILRKTQVFFDEQDGGLNNTTESMTRALITDEVRTGHSMGPVQLGFVAGVILREKLPAFERMLWRACRGNVFLRQAMIESPLEDPSNGDQVYKSVFIIFFQGDQLKTRVKKICEGFRATLYPCPEAPADRREMAMGVMTRIEDLNTVLGQTQDHRHRVLVAAAKNLKNWFVKVRKIKAIYHTLNLFNLDVTQKCLIAECWVPVLDIETIQLALRRGTERSGSSVPPILNRMQTFENPPTYNRTNKFTKAFQALIDAYGVATYREMNPAPYTIITFPFLFAVMFGDLGHGAIMALFGLWMIRKEKGLAAQKTDNEIWNIFFGGRYIIFLMGVFSMYTGLIYNDIFSKSLNIFGSHWQVNYNASTVLHNKYLQLNPEVSDYMGTPYPFGMDPIWQVAGANKIIFQNAYKMKISIIFGVIHMIFGVLMSYQNHTYFKNRLSLIYEFIPQMIFLIFLFFYMVLLMFIKWNRYAATNPQPYSASCAPSILITFIDMVLFNTPKKAPDGCEVYMFAGQHFFQNVFVLIALACIPVMLLGKPLQIMKQRRQANVQPITGSSDAEVGMSNGQAAGHGGASHHDEEEMSEIFIHQGIHTIEYVLGSVSHTASYLRLWALSLAHAQLAEVLWNMVLSIGLKQQGWLGGIMLTIVFAFWSILTVGILVLMEGLSAFLHTLRLHWVEFQSKFYQGQGYAFQPFSFDAIIENGASAGPNENE
- the LOC111676466 gene encoding V-type proton ATPase 116 kDa subunit a1 isoform X1; this encodes MGSLFRSEEMTLCQLFLQSEAAYACVSELGELGLVQFRDLNPDVNAFQRKFVNEVRRCDEMERKLRYLEKEIKKDGIPMLDTGESPEAPQPREMIDLEATFEKLENELREVNQNAEALKRNFLELTELKHILRKTQVFFDEAVPSITYNTTSYKSRRYRQMADNQNEDEQAQLLGEEAVRASQPGQNLKLGFVAGVILREKLPAFERMLWRACRGNVFLRQAMIESPLEDPSNGDQVYKSVFIIFFQGDQLKTRVKKICEGFRATLYPCPEAPADRREMAMGVMTRIEDLNTVLGQTQDHRHRVLVAAAKNLKNWFVKVRKIKAIYHTLNLFNLDVTQKCLIAECWVPVLDIETIQLALRRGTERSGSSVPPILNRMQTFENPPTYNRTNKFTKAFQALIDAYGVATYREMNPAPYTIITFPFLFAVMFGDLGHGAIMALFGLWMIRKEKGLAAQKTDNEIWNIFFGGRYIIFLMGVFSMYTGLIYNDIFSKSLNIFGSHWQVNYNASTVLHNKYLQLNPEVSDYMGTPYPFGMDPIWQVAGANKIIFQNAYKMKISIIFGVIHMIFGVLMSYQNHTYFKNRLSLIYEFIPQMIFLIFLFFYMVLLMFIKWNRYAATNPQPYSASCAPSILITFIDMVLFNTPKKAPDGCEVYMFAGQHFFQNVFVLIALACIPVMLLGKPLQIMKQRRQANEEVQPITGSSDAEVGMSNGQAAGHGGASHHDEEEMSEIFIHQGIHTIEYVLGSVSHTASYLRLWALSLAHAQLAEVLWNMVLSIGLKQQGWLGGIMLTIVFAFWSILTVGILVLMEGLSAFLHTLRLHWVEFQSKFYQGQGYAFQPFSFDAIIENGASAGPNENE
- the LOC111676466 gene encoding V-type proton ATPase 116 kDa subunit a1 isoform X7 gives rise to the protein MGSLFRSEEMTLCQLFLQSEAAYACVSELGELGLVQFRDLNPDVNAFQRKFVNEVRRCDEMERKLRYLEKEIKKDGIPMLDTGESPEAPQPREMIDLEATFEKLENELREVNQNAEALKRNFLELTELKHILRKTQVFFDEMADNQNEDEQAQLLGEEAVRASQPGQNLKLGFVAGVILREKLPAFERMLWRACRGNVFLRQAMIESPLEDPSNGDQVYKSVFIIFFQGDQLKTRVKKICEGFRATLYPCPEAPADRREMAMGVMTRIEDLNTVLGQTQDHRHRVLVAAAKNLKNWFVKVRKIKAIYHTLNLFNLDVTQKCLIAECWVPVLDIETIQLALRRGTERSGSSVPPILNRMQTFENPPTYNRTNKFTKAFQALIDAYGVATYREMNPAPYTIITFPFLFAVMFGDLGHGAIMALFGLWMIRKEKGLAAQKTDNEIWNIFFGGRYIIFLMGVFSMYTGLIYNDIFSKSLNIFGSHWQVNYNASTVLHNKYLQLNPEVSDYMGTPYPFGMDPIWQVAGANKIIFQNAYKMKISIIFGVIHMIFGVLMSYQNHTYFKNRLSLIYEFIPQMIFLIFLFFYMVLLMFIKWNRYAATNPQPYSASCAPSILITFIDMVLFNTPKKAPDGCEVYMFAGQHFFQNVFVLIALACIPVMLLGKPLQIMKQRRQANEEVQPITGSSDAEVGMSNGQAAGHGGASHHDEEEMSEIFIHQGIHTIEYVLGSVSHTASYLRLWALSLAHAQLAEVLWNMVLSIGLKQQGWLGGIMLTIVFAFWSILTVGILVLMEGLSAFLHTLRLHWVEFQSKFYQGQGYAFQPFSFDAIIENGASAGPNENE
- the LOC111676466 gene encoding V-type proton ATPase 116 kDa subunit a1 isoform X4, with translation MGSLFRSEEMTLCQLFLQSEAAYACVSELGELGLVQFRDLNPDVNAFQRKFVNEVRRCDEMERKLRYLEKEIKKDGIPMLDTGESPEAPQPREMIDLEATFEKLENELREVNQNAEALKRNFLELTELKHILRKTQVFFDEQDGGLNNTTESMTRALITDEVRTGHSMGPVQLGFMEKSNEREEYYPCFVAGVILREKLPAFERMLWRACRGNVFLRQAMIESPLEDPSNGDQVYKSVFIIFFQGDQLKTRVKKICEGFRATLYPCPEAPADRREMAMGVMTRIEDLNTVLGQTQDHRHRVLVAAAKNLKNWFVKVRKIKAIYHTLNLFNLDVTQKCLIAECWVPVLDIETIQLALRRGTERSGSSVPPILNRMQTFENPPTYNRTNKFTKAFQALIDAYGVATYREMNPAPYTIITFPFLFAVMFGDLGHGAIMALFGLWMIRKEKGLAAQKTDNEIWNIFFGGRYIIFLMGVFSMYTGLIYNDIFSKSLNIFGSHWQVNYNASTVLHNKYLQLNPEVSDYMGTPYPFGMDPIWQVAGANKIIFQNAYKMKISIIFGVIHMIFGVLMSYQNHTYFKNRLSLIYEFIPQMIFLIFLFFYMVLLMFIKWNRYAATNPQPYSASCAPSILITFIDMVLFNTPKKAPDGCEVYMFAGQHFFQNVFVLIALACIPVMLLGKPLQIMKQRRQANVQPITGSSDAEVGMSNGQAAGHGGASHHDEEEMSEIFIHQGIHTIEYVLGSVSHTASYLRLWALSLAHAQLAEVLWNMVLSIGLKQQGWLGGIMLTIVFAFWSILTVGILVLMEGLSAFLHTLRLHWVEFQSKFYQGQGYAFQPFSFDAIIENGASAGPNENE
- the LOC111676466 gene encoding V-type proton ATPase 116 kDa subunit a1 isoform X9 is translated as MTRALITDEVRTGHSMGPVQLGFMEKSNEREEYYPCFVAGVILREKLPAFERMLWRACRGNVFLRQAMIESPLEDPSNGDQVYKSVFIIFFQGDQLKTRVKKICEGFRATLYPCPEAPADRREMAMGVMTRIEDLNTVLGQTQDHRHRVLVAAAKNLKNWFVKVRKIKAIYHTLNLFNLDVTQKCLIAECWVPVLDIETIQLALRRGTERSGSSVPPILNRMQTFENPPTYNRTNKFTKAFQALIDAYGVATYREMNPAPYTIITFPFLFAVMFGDLGHGAIMALFGLWMIRKEKGLAAQKTDNEIWNIFFGGRYIIFLMGVFSMYTGLIYNDIFSKSLNIFGSHWQVNYNASTVLHNKYLQLNPEVSDYMGTPYPFGMDPIWQVAGANKIIFQNAYKMKISIIFGVIHMIFGVLMSYQNHTYFKNRLSLIYEFIPQMIFLIFLFFYMVLLMFIKWNRYAATNPQPYSASCAPSILITFIDMVLFNTPKKAPDGCEVYMFAGQHFFQNVFVLIALACIPVMLLGKPLQIMKQRRQANEEVQPITGSSDAEVGMSNGQAAGHGGASHHDEEEMSEIFIHQGIHTIEYVLGSVSHTASYLRLWALSLAHAQLAEVLWNMVLSIGLKQQGWLGGIMLTIVFAFWSILTVGILVLMEGLSAFLHTLRLHWVEFQSKFYQGQGYAFQPFSFDAIIENGASAGPNENE
- the LOC111676466 gene encoding V-type proton ATPase 116 kDa subunit a1 isoform X3, whose product is MGSLFRSEEMTLCQLFLQSEAAYACVSELGELGLVQFRDLNPDVNAFQRKFVNEVRRCDEMERKLRYLEKEIKKDGIPMLDTGESPEAPQPREMIDLEATFEKLENELREVNQNAEALKRNFLELTELKHILRKTQVFFDEQDGGLNNTTESMTRALITDEVRTGHSMGPVQLGFMEKSNEREEYYPCFVAGVILREKLPAFERMLWRACRGNVFLRQAMIESPLEDPSNGDQVYKSVFIIFFQGDQLKTRVKKICEGFRATLYPCPEAPADRREMAMGVMTRIEDLNTVLGQTQDHRHRVLVAAAKNLKNWFVKVRKIKAIYHTLNLFNLDVTQKCLIAECWVPVLDIETIQLALRRGTERSGSSVPPILNRMQTFENPPTYNRTNKFTKAFQALIDAYGVATYREMNPAPYTIITFPFLFAVMFGDLGHGAIMALFGLWMIRKEKGLAAQKTDNEIWNIFFGGRYIIFLMGVFSMYTGLIYNDIFSKSLNIFGSHWQVNYNASTVLHNKYLQLNPEVSDYMGTPYPFGMDPIWQVAGANKIIFQNAYKMKISIIFGVIHMIFGVLMSYQNHTYFKNRLSLIYEFIPQMIFLIFLFFYMVLLMFIKWNRYAATNPQPYSASCAPSILITFIDMVLFNTPKKAPDGCEVYMFAGQHFFQNVFVLIALACIPVMLLGKPLQIMKQRRQANEEVQPITGSSDAEVGMSNGQAAGHGGASHHDEEEMSEIFIHQGIHTIEYVLGSVSHTASYLRLWALSLAHAQLAEVLWNMVLSIGLKQQGWLGGIMLTIVFAFWSILTVGILVLMEGLSAFLHTLRLHWVEFQSKFYQGQGYAFQPFSFDAIIENGASAGPNENE